From Skermanella sp. TT6, a single genomic window includes:
- the hisB gene encoding imidazoleglycerol-phosphate dehydratase HisB, giving the protein MDAQPNRSARQASLRRATNETRIEVSLNLDGTGLYKISTGVGFLDHMLEQLSRHSLIDLTVRVEGDLHIDFHHTTEDSGIAIGTAFAQALGERKGICRYGEATVPMDETLTRVALDLSNRPYLIWKVHFTRDKLGEMDTELFKEWFQAFAQAAGVTLHVETLYGENNHHIVESCFKALARALRAAVEIDPRKADAVPSTKGTLGGSL; this is encoded by the coding sequence ATGGACGCACAGCCCAACAGATCCGCGCGCCAGGCCAGCCTGCGACGCGCCACCAACGAAACCCGGATCGAGGTTTCGCTGAACCTTGACGGAACCGGCCTGTACAAGATTTCCACAGGCGTCGGTTTCCTCGACCACATGCTCGAGCAGCTCTCCCGCCACAGCCTGATCGACCTGACGGTCCGGGTCGAGGGCGACCTCCATATCGACTTCCACCACACGACCGAGGACAGCGGAATCGCGATCGGCACCGCCTTCGCCCAGGCGCTGGGCGAGCGCAAGGGCATCTGCCGCTACGGCGAGGCGACCGTTCCCATGGACGAGACGCTGACCCGCGTGGCGCTGGACCTGTCCAACCGGCCCTACCTGATCTGGAAGGTCCATTTCACCCGCGACAAGCTGGGGGAGATGGACACCGAGCTGTTCAAGGAATGGTTCCAGGCCTTCGCCCAGGCCGCCGGCGTGACGCTCCACGTCGAGACCCTGTACGGCGAGAACAATCACCATATCGTGGAAAGCTGCTTCAAGGCGCTGGCCCGCGCGTTGCGCGCCGCGGTCGAGATCGACCCGCGCAAGGCCGACGCCGTGCCGTCCACCAAGGGAACGCTCGGCGGCTCGCTCTGA
- the hisH gene encoding imidazole glycerol phosphate synthase subunit HisH produces MTVAIVDYGSGNLRSAAKAFERAAQEAGVGAAIAVTDDAEAVRRADRIVLPGVGAFADCMAGIRSVPGLVEAMEEAVLTRGTPFLGICVGMQLMAERGVEHGVWDGLGWIRGEVVAIDPADPSLKIPHMGWNDLHVERPDHPVLAGLHDGDHAYFVHSYRFACADRSTELASVDYGGPVAAVIGRDNLVGTQFHPEKSQASGLRLIANFLRWRP; encoded by the coding sequence ATGACCGTAGCAATCGTCGATTACGGCTCCGGCAATCTCAGGTCCGCCGCCAAGGCGTTCGAGCGCGCGGCCCAGGAGGCCGGCGTCGGCGCCGCCATCGCCGTCACCGACGACGCCGAGGCGGTGCGCCGGGCCGACCGCATCGTGCTGCCCGGCGTCGGCGCCTTCGCCGACTGCATGGCCGGCATCCGGTCTGTGCCCGGCCTGGTCGAGGCGATGGAGGAGGCGGTGCTGACCCGCGGCACCCCCTTCCTGGGCATCTGCGTCGGCATGCAGCTGATGGCGGAGCGCGGGGTCGAGCACGGGGTCTGGGACGGGCTCGGCTGGATCCGGGGCGAGGTGGTCGCCATCGATCCCGCCGACCCGTCGCTGAAGATCCCCCACATGGGCTGGAACGACCTGCATGTCGAGCGGCCCGACCACCCGGTCCTGGCCGGCCTGCATGACGGCGACCACGCCTATTTCGTCCACTCCTACCGCTTCGCCTGCGCCGACCGCTCGACCGAACTGGCGAGCGTAGACTATGGCGGGCCGGTCGCGGCGGTGATCGGCCGCGACAACCTGGTCGGGACCCAGTTCCACCCGGAGAAGAGCCAGGCCTCCGGCCTGCGGCTGATCGCCAACTTCCTGCGCTGGCGGCCCTGA
- a CDS encoding GNAT family N-acetyltransferase: protein MGEMATAATVERVSKFRTADLHDLCDAADLAIRDGGGFGWVDPPPRDVMERYWKGVLIVPERHLFVARLDGVVAGSAQLVAPPRNNEAQAHSAQLTTSFVAPWARGHGLARMLVRAVEMAAREAGYRVLNLDVRETQRAAIALYETLGFRRWGTHPHYANVRGQNLAGHFFYKDLTSTDLPSPQPLTEAPT from the coding sequence ATGGGCGAGATGGCCACCGCCGCGACCGTCGAGCGCGTCTCGAAGTTCCGCACGGCGGATCTCCACGACCTGTGCGACGCCGCCGACCTCGCGATCCGCGATGGCGGCGGCTTCGGCTGGGTCGATCCGCCGCCCCGCGACGTGATGGAGCGGTACTGGAAGGGCGTCCTGATCGTGCCGGAGCGGCACCTCTTCGTCGCCCGCCTGGACGGCGTGGTGGCGGGGTCGGCCCAGCTCGTGGCGCCGCCCCGCAACAACGAGGCGCAGGCCCATTCCGCCCAGCTGACCACCTCCTTCGTGGCGCCCTGGGCGCGCGGCCACGGCCTCGCCCGCATGCTGGTCCGCGCGGTCGAGATGGCGGCCCGCGAGGCCGGCTACCGGGTCCTGAACCTGGACGTGCGGGAGACCCAGCGGGCGGCGATCGCCCTGTACGAGACGCTGGGCTTCAGGCGCTGGGGCACCCATCCTCATTATGCCAACGTGCGCGGCCAGAACCTCGCCGGCCATTTCTTCTACAAGGACCTGACCTCCACCGACCTGCCGTCCCCCCAGCCCCTTACCGAAGCGCCGACATGA